A region of the Carya illinoinensis cultivar Pawnee chromosome 16, C.illinoinensisPawnee_v1, whole genome shotgun sequence genome:
ATAGAGCAATTGTAAGGAAGATGGGTAGGGTCAGGACGTCACGTAACGGACACCACGTATCTGCACTCAAATTTTCTAAttctaaattcttattttttgctGTTTTATCTgcatgaatattaaataaatattatttaattttgcttttttttttattttgttctcttattcattatctctataataCATATCACACttgatttgttattttattttttattttattcttattaatttaaataaattcttctacttattattcattcattatatatttaataaaaataaataaattatatgacgTGTGTGGTGTAGaaataattaatagaatttttcttttatatataatttttgcatGTGCACCAATTATTTGTCGtttactttccttgttttgagtCTCGATATCTAATTCTATATTTCATTCCATTTAAACAATGTGTTTTACGtattaaaaaaagtttggtCAAAAATCGAATACTTTCATTTGTAAatattgaatattttatttcatttataaatcTTTTATCTTCCTTATGATAGGATTCGTTTGGAtactaaaaatatcttaaatgatctgtgaataataataataaaaataataaataatttgtaaatattaaagaagtaatctgaaaatatctaaaaataattatatttccaAGTATACCCCCAATAGATAGAGGGGGCACTATCACAATTTGATCGGAACTGGGTTGGGACTGCAGGGAGTCCTCCTTTCCCAATAAAGGGCTGATCTATATTGATATCATAAGTTGGTTACCATTTTATCTTAATAATGATACACTCACAATTTATTTTACTGACTCTTTATATAATTACGTTTTAAAATGAGAGTATTTAgataaagtgatattatttttaaaagttattttataaaaatacacttcatttaaagcatagttgtataaagaaaattataaaaatgattatatctatcattttccaaaagaaaaatgataaacttataaataatCTAAAACTATTTTACAACTTTATTTAAGATGACAGATAGTCatataaaattgtaattattttttaatgaagtaaCATAATTGTATtgattaatttcaaataaattataagaaaaattataagcgTATCACTactgtaacagcctgctagaaattcaattgtgaaatttctattaactttaggaatctcgtgaaaacctcataagttttcacgaatctattaatcgtataggtttttgtctaactatatagttagtgttattatttactatggtatcataagtgtatttttgattattggagatagttaaaaatgtcaaaatgtattatggtttgtgccattagactcagaggattatttaaagtcttatggcgcaataactttttttttcatattttcggacaaaacgtctgttcaaaactgtagatattattggataaaaagaaatattttgaggtaattttcgtgaatatcattgggtaaaaatattttgagttgatagatattattagataaaaatatcttaagttgatttttttttagatattattggatagaatattataagataatcatttatagattttttttgggtaggagaacactacactcaactctcaactccagcctcatctcttccatatctcatccataagtatctccagccacctctccccacgaaattatcttcatttacactttccattaaaagaatatcaaacactctctctcggatagcttttaggaggtcttttgtacacccatttcgaagcttttttaagtgttttatcataaagtctccttcatataagttgttccttttttagtctagtttacatggatatcttatttgccccatttgaagatcatttggtcagtcaaatattatgtaaactatagaaaggtcattctgggagataaactggagaatatgttatagtttggagttttgaccaagctaatggatagatattggtccaaaatttttatggagtattgttaacatgtatatatgactattggttgaggagttttgcatgattaaaggttttgatgaaatattttcttagatttagaaacttagaaactggaagaggaaaaacagtttctgttttgagaaagtttaactctttggtggtctaaacctattctaatgactttgataattttattggaggatcctaaacatcttatatacatgttatattattattttgaagatatttgatgttagtttcaaagatatgaaattttatgcaaagagatattcagataagccaaagtgtggatattcttggctaaatttatgttttggttaatttctaaccatgtgatcttgaattagaagcttgtatatgttttaggacatctttttaaaccatgtaatggtttggtttgaagatcatatatttataagtcatagatcaagagatttatcaaaactagttgaggaaaaagtttctgtttttggactaagtgtaaaaccaaaaactccaaatgttattttgtgattttggtgactttagtttgatgatttaaagcatggttgatgttaggatgatattatgaatatgttagaagtaagatttgatttttgaaattcttggagatgttttgatttaaggtcaaaacttgtgattcaagtgtttggatctttttacaaaaaagtttggtgttgattattagctttttctaaatggatgttttaagtatggttttgaacttaggattggaagatgtttgttgcaaaattttggtttaagcatgagttttgaagttggaaggaattgcaacaaaaataaaggaaaatggcttatggatgtttcgaccatagtgtgttcttcatagttgtgttttgttttaaatttttctgagttgatatttaaatttaggacaaaatttacatgagaaatgtaaattttggaaacttttggagttagtatgcaaaatccttaagttatgggtaaaacggtcattttcccacatgtagagagtaaaataaaaattttactctttaacttagtatttttcatatttcaaatttttagtgatttagttctaatttttagaatcactaattacagttcctcgtgatcgcacttgaagttttataagaaacgcagagatcgaggtaagttagcttttaacttactagcagtctactgtgtatgtgtgctaagtaaaggaactacagtgtatgtatgtatgttatcatatatgtcatgccatgccaagttatcacgtaattgtctattatacagaatttattttgtcgtcaatttttatctgttacataatatattctgttatgtattactgtacattacaagtacgtcatgctaagtatgccatctattacatgtatgtcaagtcatgtaatattcactgttacaaatatgtcatgttaaatatgttgtctattatatgttatgccatgttacgaaatgtttctatctcaagttggtcatgtatttcaagttatattcaagtcacgttatgttacgtcagggcttcagtccttttgtattccagtcacgtttcatcttgagtacattatgtttgtgtagaatacatgaggccacaacaactgtggagtatgtatttaactacaattgtgatgcgtagaatacatggggccacaacaactgtggagtatgtatttttcatgttaagtcaagtttgtgtagaatacatggggccacaacaactgtggagtatgtatttatacgtataatacatgggaccacaacaactgtggagtatgtatttttcatgttaagtcaagtttgcgtagaatacatggggccacaacaactgtggagtatgtatttacacgtaaaatacatggggccacaacaactgtggagtatgtattttttatgttaattcaagtttcaaagcaagttcatgctaaatcaagtttcagatcaagttcatgtcaagtcaagttcagtttatgtttcaatttaagttatgtcaattatgctatgttgtactccaagttatgctttaattacttatgaatttgattatgcatttatgcttttactgtcatccatgcatcattagcttgtgtggaagtttttttgttaacttactgagatttgtaatcaaatctcactttggtagtcccaactaccattccccccgaatggtagatcttgttacaggacctgaaggagaatcaggagctgatcaactagacacagttgactaaatgacggtgcgacataaatgttgatatagtaattaacgtaaattactacttgtacgattgagttgcatctctactactttttggatcataaccatttttggactagtgttgtgatcttagttgttcaatggatttttatgtatgaagtatgttttaagcatttgggatattttcattttggtgcatagtattgctaaagaaaaaatttatccgctgcgaatattgcatattgttagatgcatgttaggaatattgcatcttatatgtcatgaacgggggcaggtaaccttgtgttgcatgtctcgacacttcaaatgtccgtccaatcccaaacggaatttgggggcgtcacaactacCCTTTTATAGGTCTGAGCATCGAAACCAATCGGAGTTGTTATACCCTAATACCAACTTCGACTCCCATTTTGTCGGAGTTTAAATCTAAACTCCGACTCTAACTCCAAAATACATAAGTTTTGATCTGACTCCGAATGCAATTTATCAAAATATACTCGCACATACATGTACATTTTAAACTCATATATATCACCTAAAACTAATCATAAACAAACCCAAATCCACCTCCATTGCCTAAAACCAACAAATAATACTCAAATTAAACAAGAATCGAGATAAAGAGATGAAGATCGAGAGTGACATAGATTAAatcaaaaaattacatatagaTCGGAGAGAAGGACTGGTGAAGAGCAACTAGACTAGGTGGATCCAATGGCTAGGGCGCAGTGGCGGCTAGTGAGTGAATGAGAGATGGGCAGGAGCAAAATGAAGActaaggaagagagagagagagagagagagagagagagagagagagagagagagagagagagagagagagagagaggtgaaatTGAACTTTCAAGCAATCCGAGGTGAGGGTTTAAGGTTGCAAGGGTACAAAATGACGCCATTTTGGTGGAAAAAACAACGCCAACACCATTTTATTTAATGGGCTAAAACACTAAATCTACAACTGAAACAAGGCTATTTTATATAaccaaaacgacgtcgtttcgaCTGAAATAGGCTAGGTCACCCTTTGGGCTTGGTTGTACGTGGTTTtgggcttcttcttcttcttctttatgttttttaaaccctcttttttttttttatccaaaccccaaattgaaaccctaaatttaatttatgtttaaagcctaatttcttttatttaaaaaacatattttttctagTTCTTTTAAACACtaaattaattgtttttattcaatcattaaaaattaacaattactGATTTACTAAGCTTAAACACCAAATTAAAACACTAGGTTTAATTGTTAGTATTGATtattaacaattattatttatctagtgtctaattacatctTATTATACCatactattacatgttattcactcattctaatattttatattaataccTAACTTATTCTTATTATAGACTTGTACTATAGTGTTTaattaaatgttattatactaaacttaaagttttacatattattattttagtttctaacttatttcttACTTAATTATAaactagcttttttttttttttttaaaaagaaacaattcaTTTCCTTAACAAGACATTACAGACATTTCACTTGTTACAATCTGTTGAATACAAATTGGCGTAAGTTCAAGTTCTAACAAATCTTCAGAAAGTGTGAGGGCATTTCTGGCTAAAGCATGGGCTGCTTTGTTGCCTTCCCTCTTAGTGTGAACTGCTGACCAGTTAGCAAAGTTGTTCAGCTCCCTCTTGGCGTCTTCCACTATCAATCCACCACAACTACAGTTGAGAGAACTGCCATTAAGAAGCCAGATGACTTGTAGTGCATCTCCCTCGACTACCAGATTAGAAACACCAATTTCCTTACAAAAAACGACACTCATCATCAAGGCATAAGCTTCCCCACTGAATAGATTCAAATTCAGCTCCCTCCTGGCCTGAAGAGTACCGATGCTTCTTTCTAGATTATCTCTCAAAATGGCACCAATTCCCACTAGTCCCTGAGCAGAATTAAGGGCTGCATCCCAGTTCAACTTATAGTAACTTGCAGGAGGTTTGAGCCAGACACGATCTGACCCCTCATTATGACTGGTTGGACAAGAGCCTTGGTGGTCTTGGCTGGATTTGTAAGCCTCTATTTCACCAAAAGCTTTGCTTAGAATCTGATTTGGGTGCATGAAACATTTCCCATGAATGAATTCATTTCTTCTGATCCATAGTAGTCGACATATTACTGCCACTTCCATTAGCTCTTCCCCTTGTAGATGGTGACTAAGAAGGCCCCAGCTTTCCTTAAAGAATACACAGTTTAGActcattttttagatttttttgctGCCCTGACTCCACACATCCTTAGCAGCCTCACAGCTCCAAAGGGCATGCTCAGTTGTTTCACACTCTAGTTTGCATATTGGGCAGTAATTTTCTGTGACAATGTGTCTTCTCATCAAGTTTGTCATGGTGGGTAAAGCCTCACTACATGTTTTCCATACGAACATTCTGACTGCTAGTGTAGTTGGTAGCTTCCATAAGGTTTTCCAAACACTAGAAAGGGGATCAAGGTGTGAGAATCCCCCCTTTAGTCTAGACTCCATCTCTCTATCTAGGTGGTAGGCACTACTAACAGAGAACTTACTGTTTTTAGTGTCATTCCACACTAGTTGGTCATCCCTCCCACCAATGCTAATTGGAATAGACTTGATGACGTCTACCTCATTTGTAGATAACAGACTGTGTAGAATTGGCTCCTTCCATTGCTTCATATCTGGATCAATAAGGTCTGCTACTAATGAAAGTGTTGTTTCCTCAGGCTTGATGGACGATACCTTGTATGTATGAGGTTGAGGGATCCACTTGTCTTCCCATATGTTTACCCGTTTCCCATTACCAATTCTCCACACCAGTCCTTCCTTTAAGAGATGTAGGCCATTTTGGATGCTCTTCCATGCATAGGATGGCCTGCTGCCCAGCTTTGAGTCCAATAGTGCCCCATTGGGAAAATACTTTTGCTTGAGAATCTGAGCTAGCAGTGAGCTTGGATATTGGAGTAGGCGCCAGCTTTGTTTTGCCAACATGGCAAGATTGAAGCTCTTGATATCCCTGAAGCCGAGACCACCCTTCTCCTTTCCCAGGCTCAATTGATCCCACTTTACCCACTGAACCTTAGTATGGTCTTCCTCaaaaccccaccaaaacttcctCAACAGTTGGTTAATTCTCTTGGATATTGACACTGGGAGCATGAAGATGCCCATAGTGTATGTTGGGATGGCTTGTAGGACAGCCTTCATGAGTAATTCTTTCCCTGCCGCTGACAGAAATTTAGTCTTCCAGTTTGTAATCCTTTGCCATGTCCTATCAATAAGAGAATGAAAAGCTGCCCCTTTGGATTTGCCCAGAACAGTAGGTAGgccaagatatttttcaaaagagcCAGATGCTTTAACTCCTGAGATGTTAAGGATGTTGTTTTGGATCTCAGTAAGAGTGTTGCTACTAAAAAAGATGCTGGTTTTATCTTTGTTTATCACCTGCCTCGAGGCCTTCTCATAGACCTCCAGTATGTACAGCATCCTGCTCCACTCCAAAGAGTTGGCCTTGCAAAAAAGcaaactatcatctgcaaaaaacagATGGTTAACACGAATAGACCCAGCTCCAATTGGTATGCTTGAGATACTGCCCTTCAATTCAGCTTGATTCAAGAGGCAGGAAAAGGCTCCTGCAACTatgataaaaagataaggagagaGGGAGTCTCCTTGTCTAATTCCTCTTGAGggattaaaggaaatgatgGCCTCTCCATTAACTAGAATGGAATATGAGACTGAGGGATGCAGGTCATGACTAAGCCAACCAACCTTTGATTGAAACCCATCTTTACCATAATAGCTTTTAGGAAGCCCCACTCTACTCgatcataggctttactcatatATAGCTTAAGTGCCATATAACCAGCTTTACCTCTTATTCTTGTTTGTTTCCATTTTTGTTCCTCTTCATTCAGAGCTTGTTCCACTTCTTCCTGCAGCTGTTTGATTGTTCGGCCATGGTTGCCTGTGTCAGCATCTTGTAGGTCAACAATTCTCTTCATCTTCTGCCTGAGTGAGCCCTACTCTTCTTTCCTTCGGGTTGAATTCCAATGCTTCAGAGCTTTGGAGCAGTTGGCCAGTTTGCTACTGATTATTGAGCTAGCACCATTGCCCCCTGTTGCCTTTGACCATGCAGCTTGAATAACACCAGTGCATTCTGTCTTCAAGGTCCAGGCAGCTTCAAATCTGAATCTTGAGAAGTTCTTGCTACTTTCCAATAACATGCTGACTAATGATACTACTAGAGGGGAGTGATCTGATTTTATTGTAGGAAGTACCATACATGTTGCATTATGAAACCTCATATTTCATTCTTCATTAGCAAGCCCCATATCAAGTCTTTCCTTTGTGAATCCCCTTCCACTCCTTTTGTTTGACCATGTAAATTTCAGACCCTTTGTATTAAGACCAGTTAGATCACAAAATTCAATGGCCTCACGAAAGGCCTCTAACTGCTTGTAGGGTCTGGTTAAAGCTCCCATTTTCTCACTTTGACTagtgatttcattgaaatcacctataCACATCCATGCTGTAGGGGCTGTTGGTTTCAGAACTTTTAGAAGGGCCTAGCTCTGTGCCCTCTTAGATGTCATTGGATGACCATAAATGCCAGTTAGCATCCATGGGGTTTCATTAGCATTAGTTTTAACAAAAACACTGATATGCCATCTAGAGAAGTTGAAAAGTTGAACCTCAATATCATCCTTCCTTATCATGGCCAAGCCTCCACTACTTCCTTTACTGTCCACAACTAAGCAACTATTAAATTTAATACATCTTCTAACAGTCTCAATTCTAACCTTGGAACATTTGGTTTCCATAAGAAAGGCCAAATTGGGACACTTATCCTTAACAAACCTGTTAAGGATCCTAACTGTCTGAGGGTTTTCAAGCCCTCGGCAGTCCCAGCTTATGATACTCATCTAAATTTGCAAGGCTGAAAGTCAGCCTCTGCCATGCCTTTGGTACATCTCTCTTCATGCTGCAGTGTTACTTTCCCTCTTTTCTTGGCTGATTCCTTAGTAATTCCCTTTCTTTTAGTTCTGCCCCTAGTCTGAGTGCCAATGGTGTCTAATTCATTTGCACCCTCTCCTATGTCCAGTAAGGTGTCATGGTCCATCAGACTTATATCTCGTGCCCTCCTCTTCCATTTCCTAGATTGTTCTTTTAGGGGTACATTGATGTCAGCCTCCTTGAGGATATGTTCTTGGTTCCTTACTTCCCCTCTATTTTGTTTACCAGTGCCTTTACCAACCCCTTTTGCTTGCTCAAACCCCTTGTCTCTAATACCCCTCAGATCATGAGATTTTTGTTCACCCTGGTCAAAAGTTAGGTCCTTTAGACCGAGGGTTTAGACCGAGGGTCTGCGGTGAGTTGGCATCTAAGGATCCCCCTGCACTTAGTCTAGTGTTGTTCCATTCCCTAGAAAGAGCCTCAAATAAAGTAATTGGGGCCATACCTGACCTTTCCCCTAGTCTGTCCTTCCTGCAGCCAGACTTGACAGGAGCATGGTCTGTCCTTTGAAGAGTTGTTCCTTCCTGTGACTCTGCAACAGCTACAGGCGTGTCAGGTTGCTTTCCTTTGTGGTTGGTCGATGTTTCcacgtcatcatcatcaacctttTTTGCTGGGTAGCGTTCTTGGCTATGGCCATGTACATCCTTGTCAACCGACTTCAGCTTGGTACCTTCTTTCTGGTTGGTTTTGAGATTTATATTTGCCATGCAATGACCTGGTTGCAGTAGGTTCAGGGCACCCAGCAGTGCCATGCTTAATTATACCACAATAGAAGCAGAAATTTGGGAGCCTTTCATATTGTAAGGCAACCCAGACCTTGCTCCCATTGAAGGAACTGATAATGCCTCGCATGAGAGGTTGTGTGATATTAATATTAACCTGAACACGCAAATAAGGGCCCCAACCAATCCCTTCCTCATCCACATCCACACTCACTACCTCCCCCACACTACTCCCTATTTTTAAACCAACATGCCTAGTCATTCCACCTAGTGGGATATTGTGGAGCTGGATCCACATTGTTTTTGAGTCAAAGACTATATCTTTGGGAGCCATCATCCAATCATACTCCTTGAGGCAAACTAAGTTAGGATCAAAGATCCATGGCTTCCCTTGTTTGACCTTGTTCATGTCATGAGCATTGTTGAATTCTATTAAGAACAGGTTATCCTCGACAGTTTTGAAGAGAACCACCCCTTTTGGCTTCCATATTTTCATCATTGTATCTTGGAAAGCCTCTTTGTTTATTTGCTTATCCACCATGATAAGTCCCAGGAGGCACATTCTGCCTCTTTTTGAAATCATTTCCTCTGCTGTGAATTCAACTTGTATCCCCACCTGTTCAGCCTTAGTAAGTCGAAACTTGCCCCATTGTTCAAGGAGTGCTGAAGACATCTCCTTCCCTCTCAATCTGAGCAAAACACAGACTAGAAGACACCCTTACCTTAAGTAAGACAACACTTCTCAACTCAGTTTAGAGAGAAGCTAGAGTTTCTCCCACTAAGTTAGAAGACCTCCCCTCAATTATAAACTAGATttggtattatatattattacaccagtgttattatacattactaTTCCATGTTATTATACTTGATTAGTAtaacatgttattataaatttatagattagtatttatatattagtattacctgttattatacattagtgtttatacattattattacgtGTTATACTTTAGTGTTACATGGTAGTCATAGtatgatgtttatatatattaaactattattaatcaattttgtctatttatattatagtataaatatattattttgtaataattagctcattatacttactaatatattattgaatttaactaactatataaattcaagttatatataattaatatataaaaaagtacaTATATTAGAGTGGTCTGATGCCATCTCCAACACCGACTCTGACTCTAATTCGAATTATCATATTTTTGTCAAGTCCTGTTGGTTTTAGAGATATAGGATTGCAAGAAAAAAGGTGACATGTTGCATTTAGAGGTGTAAGTAATGTTATCACGAAAGTTTAAAAAGCAACTTTGGTACTATAACCTTTAGGGGAGaattatgaa
Encoded here:
- the LOC122298800 gene encoding uncharacterized protein LOC122298800, which produces MKRIVDLQDADTGNHGRTIKQLQEEVEQALNEEEQKWKQTRIRVNGEAIISFNPSRGIRQGDSLSPYLFIIVAGAFSCLLNQAELKGSISSIPIGAGSIRVNHLFFADDSLLFCKANSLEWSRMLYILEVYEKASRQVINKDKTSIFFSSNTLTEIQNNILNISGVKASGSFEKYLGLPTVLGKSKGAAFHSLIDRTWQRITNWKTKFLSAAGKELLMKAVLQAIPTYTMGIFMLPVSISKRINQLLRKFWWGFEEDHTKVQWVKWDQLSLGKEKGGLGFRDIKSFNLAMLAKQSWRLLQYPSSLLAQILKQKYFPNGALLDSKLGSRPSYAWKSIQNGLHLLKEGLVWRIGNGKRVNIWEDKWIPQPHTYKVSSIKPEETTLSLVADLIDPDMKQWKEPILHSLLSTNEVDVIKSIPISIGGRDDQLVWNDTKNSKFSVSSAYHLDREMESRLKGGFSHLDPLSSVWKTLWKLPTTLAVRMFVWKTCSEALPTMTNLMRRHIVTENYCPICKLECETTEHALWSCEAAKDILSKAFGEIEAYKSSQDHQGSCPTSHNEGSDRVWLKPPASYYKLNWDAALNSAQGLVGIGAILRDNLERSIGTLQARRELNLNLFSGEAYALMMSVVFCKEIGVSNLVVEGDALQVIWLLNGSSLNCSCGGLIVEDAKRELNNFANWSAVHTKREGNKAAHALARNALTLSEDLLELELTPICIQQIVTSEMSVMSC